The sequence GGTAGCGGATGGTCTCGTTGCCGAGGGCGATGCCCACCACGTACACCGCGAGGAAGCCGCTGCCGTGCAGCAGCGTGGGCACGCCGTAAGCGAGCAGCGCGAGGGCCAGCGTCATCACCGGGTAGAGGCCGGCGACGCGCAGGCGCAGGCGATTGAGGAGCATCCGCCCGGCCCAGCCCATCGCGAGGCCGAGGCCCGCGCCCACCACCATCTGCACCACGGCCTCCGCCACCAATTCCCAGCCGGGGCGCTTGCCGCTCGCCACGGCGTGGGTGAGCCCGGTGGTGAGGATGACGGCCATGGGGTCGTTGAGGCCGGACTCCAACTCCAGCGTGGTGCCCACGCGGCGCTTGAGGGTGAGGCCGCTGCCGCGCAGCACGGAGAAGACGGCGGCCGCGTCCGTGGAGGAGACGATGGCGCCGAGCAGCATGGCCTCCGTCCACCCGAAGCCGAAGAGCAGGTGCGCGGCGACGCCCATGATGGCCGCGGTGGCGACGACGCCCGCGGTGGCCAGCACGGCGGCGGGGCGGAGCGCGTGTTCGATGGCGGATAGCGGCGTGTTGAGGCCACCATCGAAGAGGATGAGGACGAGCGCCACCGTGCCCAGGCGGAAGGCGAAGCCATAGTTGCTGAACGCGATGCCGCCCGGGCCGCCCGCGCCGGCCGCCATGCCGACGCCGAGGAAGAGCAGCGCCACGGGAATGCCGAAGCGTCCCGTGGCGCGGCTGAAGAGCACGCTCAGTCCCAGCAGGACGCCGCAGATGGTCAACAGGATGGCGGTGGGAAGCGGCTCCGCGCTGAGCATGACTGCGCGGGACTCTACCCGTCCCCGCCACGGCCTCCGCCGCCGTGCTGGAGACAGTGTCCGCCATCACATGCGCGGAGGGCCGGGCTCTCGCTGGGACAGGCGGGCGGAGGACGGAAGCCGTGCGCGGCGTGTCAGGTGTTGAGTACCGGGCGACAGCCCTCAGTCCTGCGGCATTGCGCGAGCCATCGGTGCCGCCAACACCAGCGCGGTGCCCGTGGCCAGGGGCAGGGTGAAGGTGAACGTGCTGCCCTCGCCCGGCGTGCTCTCCGCGCGGATGGCGCCGCCGTGCGCTTCCACCAGCCCCTTGGCGATGGCGAGCCCCAGTCCCGTACCCCGGCTGGCCGCGTCGCGCGCCTGCCAGTAGCGGTCGAAGATGTGGGGCAGCGCCTCGGGCGCGATGCCCGCGCCGGTGTCGCGCACGTGGAGGGCCACCTCGGAGCCACGCAGCCGCGCGCCCACCGAG comes from Pyxidicoccus parkwaysis and encodes:
- a CDS encoding potassium/proton antiporter, coding for MLSAEPLPTAILLTICGVLLGLSVLFSRATGRFGIPVALLFLGVGMAAGAGGPGGIAFSNYGFAFRLGTVALVLILFDGGLNTPLSAIEHALRPAAVLATAGVVATAAIMGVAAHLLFGFGWTEAMLLGAIVSSTDAAAVFSVLRGSGLTLKRRVGTTLELESGLNDPMAVILTTGLTHAVASGKRPGWELVAEAVVQMVVGAGLGLAMGWAGRMLLNRLRLRVAGLYPVMTLALALLAYGVPTLLHGSGFLAVYVVGIALGNETIRYRTGLLRIHDALAWLSQVGMFLVLGLLVFPGKLLGVALEGLGLALVLAFVARPVAVLLCLLPFRFPAREILFTGWVGLRGAVPIILATFPVLSGTHGAREVFTIVFFIVVVNGLIPGATVPWVTRRLGLASNAPEPPPAVLEIASTQLLNGELSAFYIGSASAVAGERISDLPFPPGSAVMLLVRGQELMAPRGDTTFQTGDHVYVFSNSEDLPLLRLLFGQQEDE